Part of the Woronichinia naegeliana WA131 genome, TCAACAGGCAGCCCGAACGGAAGGTATTGCTGCTAAATAATTCTCTCGCTAGGGCCAGATCATGATGGGGAAAAACAACAAGCAAATTAAACGGAAGCTTAGGTCAGAGGAAAGCAACGATATCCCAGAAGTGATTCGGGATCGACCCTCTACCAAAGTAGCTAACCGTCCAGGGTTTTCCCCTCTGCTCTTGGCTAGTTTAACGTTAGGAATTTTTGCCTTGCTCTCTCTCTTGATTTTCTGGCGACCTAGCTCCCCACCGGTTGTCATCTCTTCTCCACCCCTACCCACACCGACGAGTTCTGCTACTCCAGGTGAAAATCCAGGTGAGGAAGTGGATAATGTTCTTGGTCATTTACCCTACGCAGAAGCTCCTCAGAGTGAACTTAAGGCCATTACACCGGATGGACGACTCAGAATGCGAACCGCCGCCGCCAATGAATTTTTGCAAATGCAGGGGGATGCCAGGGCTGAGGGGGTGATTCTGGTTCCTATCTCTGCTTTTCGATCCGTGCAGCAGCAAAACCAGGTCTTTTTTGGGGTTAAACAACAGCGTAATCAGCAGGTACGTGAACGAGCCGAAGTCAGTGCGCCCCCAGGTTATAGTGAACACCACACAGGTTATGCCATTGATATTGGGGATGGTCACGCTCCTGGAACGAATCTTAGTCAAAACTTTGAGACAACGGCGGCCTATAAATGGCTCAAAAATCATGCGGCTCAATACAATTTTGAGAATTCCTTTACCCGTGATAATGCCCAGGGCGTGAGCTATGAACCCTGGCACTGGCGTTATGTCGGTGATCGCCAAAGTTTAGAAACTTTTTTCAAGGCTAGAAGTTTAAATACCTCTAGTCAACCGGCTCCGGCTCCCTCCAATCCTTAACTTTTTGTCCCCATTTGCTCATGGCTGACCATCATCATCACGATCACCACCATCATCACCATGAACATCACCACCATCATCATGCGGGGGAACCAGGGAAGCTTAACCGCGCTTTTTTGATCGGCTTTGTTTTGAATACATCGATTGTGGTTATTCAGGTGATTTTTGGATTATGGAGTAATTCTCTTTCCCTGTTAGCGGATGCGGGCCATAATTTCGGGGACGTTTTAGGATTATTAATTGCCTGGGGAGCCAGTTGGCTGGTTCAAAGACGAGCTTCAGCCCACTATACCTATGGTTTTCGACGATCTTCGATTTTGGCGGCTCTGCTCAATGCCTGTTTAATTTTTGTGGCTCTAGGGGCGATCGCGGTGGAAGCCATACATCGTTTCCAAAATCCGCCGGAATTAAAGGAGGGAATTGTGATTGTGGTGGCCAGCCTGGGTATTGTTTTAAATGGTTTGACCGCCTGGTTATTTGCCAAGGATCAGCAAGATCTCAACCTCAAAGGGGTTTTTCTGCATATGCTTACCGATGCCCTAGTTTCTTTGGGAGTAGTCTTAGGGGCGATCGCTATTATGGTGACGGGGTGGATGTGGCTAGATCCGGCCATGAGTTTAGTGATTACTGTTCTAATCTTTTGGGGAACCTGGGGCTTACTCAAGGATTCAGTTGCTCTGCTATTGGATGGCGTTCCTGCTCACATTGAAACCCAGGCTGTGCAAACTTATTTGCAAGAGTTTCCAGGCGTGGTTGCCATTCATGATCTGCATATTTGGGCAATGAGTACCACCGAAACCGCTTTAACCGTGCATTTGGTTCTCGGCGATCGCCCAATGGATAATGAGTTATTGCAAACCTTACATCAAGAGATCAAAACCTATTTTGGCATTGCCCACAGTACCATTCAATTGGAAAACAGCATCTCTCCATTAAATTGTCAAAGTCGTGGCTGTTACCCTTTGCACTTCTAAGTCGTATCACTTAGTTCGAGCCTTAAGACGTGCTAGAATAACGGGAGAAGAACTAGTTCGACAGCAAGATCAGTTAGTAATCTTGATAGCTTGGTCTATTTAGAATTGACAGATTAACCTGCGAAATCTTGCCTTTTTCCCGTGTTTCGGGAATTTTTACTGTTTTAATGAGGAAATCATAGTGGCAAAACGTCGCAACTTAAAGAAAGAAAAAGCTGAACGTAATAGAGCCTATGCTCGTCAATTTCGCTCTGCCTCAACTCGTACTACAAACAAACGTTTCTCTGGTGGGCAAAGAAGACAGGGGGGCAGTAGTAGCGGTGGTAATGGTGGTGGCAATGGTAGCAATGGTGGTGGTGCTGCTGCCATTTAAAATTCGTCAAATCTTGACTTTTGTCAACTATCATGACGCTTTCTAGTCAGAACAAATCTACCCTAAATACTGCGGTGGGGTTTTCCCACCGTCCTGATACCCGTCAAGAGTAGGGTACAAATCTTTTCCGTTTTGGATTTTCCGTTGAATGCCATTAGCGTCG contains:
- a CDS encoding D-alanyl-D-alanine carboxypeptidase family protein; protein product: MASLTLGIFALLSLLIFWRPSSPPVVISSPPLPTPTSSATPGENPGEEVDNVLGHLPYAEAPQSELKAITPDGRLRMRTAAANEFLQMQGDARAEGVILVPISAFRSVQQQNQVFFGVKQQRNQQVRERAEVSAPPGYSEHHTGYAIDIGDGHAPGTNLSQNFETTAAYKWLKNHAAQYNFENSFTRDNAQGVSYEPWHWRYVGDRQSLETFFKARSLNTSSQPAPAPSNP
- a CDS encoding cation diffusion facilitator family transporter — translated: MNTSIVVIQVIFGLWSNSLSLLADAGHNFGDVLGLLIAWGASWLVQRRASAHYTYGFRRSSILAALLNACLIFVALGAIAVEAIHRFQNPPELKEGIVIVVASLGIVLNGLTAWLFAKDQQDLNLKGVFLHMLTDALVSLGVVLGAIAIMVTGWMWLDPAMSLVITVLIFWGTWGLLKDSVALLLDGVPAHIETQAVQTYLQEFPGVVAIHDLHIWAMSTTETALTVHLVLGDRPMDNELLQTLHQEIKTYFGIAHSTIQLENSISPLNCQSRGCYPLHF